Sequence from the Bremerella volcania genome:
GTCCTGGGCCTTACGAGTTTGCAGCTTGCCGTCGGTATCCTTCCATTGAACCAGGACGTCGATCCTTTGCCCCGATGGTGGTTGATACTCGGGATCGAATTGGACGGGGCGTCCCTGTTCGGCCCCAATTGCTAATAGCCCTGCATGAACGACATAGGCATCCGTAGCAACAGCGACGACCGACTCGTGTTCTTTAGTTCGTCGCAAACACGCGAACATTTCAAGCGAGCCTTTCCGCAGGCAAATCTCACCATCCATGATGACCATCTTCCGCTTCGTGTCGATCCACACCGGCATGTTGGGCATCAGCTTGCGGATCGCCGGCTTTTCTGGCTTCTTTTCGTCGTCCGACTTCGCACCTTCTGTTTCTGTCTCGGCAGGCTTAGGCGATTCATCCGCGGAGGTATCTTCCTGTGCCAATAACATCGAGCACGGCAGCAGTCCTGAAATCAGCAAAGCCAGAAGGACCCAGGTTACGTTGCGTTGATTGCGGTATGTCGTACCCATGGCAAAACTCGGTAGAAAAGGGGTTCAGGGGGGCGTCAAACTTCGCCCACATTGCTAAGATGGTCTATCCCACGTGGAAGTCAAAGCCGCGTGAACAGACCGGTAAAGTTTATTCTAACAAACTCTCGCTTGATGGAAGCCATGGCCACGGACATTAGCCCCCGCAGCAAGGACGACCAAGCCACGACGCCAACTGCTATTCCTGCCTGGGCCAAACTCGCCAAGGGTACGGCCTCAGGGGTCGATCTCAAGGACTGGGAGTCGTGGAAAACCTATCTGAAGAAGCGAGATAATGTCTCTCCGCTCCAATCGCTGGTCTCAGGCAAGAAAACATCGCCGCTGGCATGGGCTCTGTTCGCGGACGAGACCCTAGATTCGCGGACGCTCCCCCTTTTGGAAACCTTAGGCGAAATCGCCTCGGGCCGAACGCGGCCCAATGCGGATACCGTCAAACAGCTCGAAAGCTGGTTGAACGACCTGGAACGACGCATTGCCGAACGCAATCTAGTGTTAGAACTGTTGGCCGTTACCCATGCCCTGCCCAACCTGGCCGTGGTCACCAGTGCCCAGTTGTGGTGGCATCTGCTGGATAAGATCGTCAGTCATACCAACGACGCGGTGGCCACCAGTTTTGAAAACAAAGTCTTCGAGCAAGGACTGGCAGGGGAGCTTCCGTTGGCCCTCGCGTTCGTCTTCCCCGAATTGAAAGCCTGTCGCCAAATGGGCAAGCCGGCAGTTCGCGTACTCGACGAAGGCATGCAAGCCCTGACCGACGGTGAAGGACTGCCCAAAGTCGATCAGCTTCTGCACCTCCGAGCGATTCTTGCCTGCTGGACGCGGTCGATCGTCATGATCAAAAACGCCGACGGGCTGCGTCTCTCGAAAGATGCATTTACTCAGTATCAATGGCTCGTTCGTCATGCATTACGACTGACGCGCAGCGATGGCACGCTAACGCTTTCCCAGGGCATCTCCAGTGCCTACAGCCGACACTTGCTGCAATCAGCCCTTGCCCAGGGAGAAGATGAAGACGACAACGAGATCGCCGAACTCACTCTGCCGAAGATGAAAGGCAAAGGAAACGCGCTTCATTTGCCGACGCCCAGCTACGAATCAGCCTGGAGCCAGTTTGCCTACCTGCGCTGCGATTGGAGCCGCACGAGCCCGCGGCTGGCTGTCCGTCACGATTTGGAGCCGCTGATTGTCGAACTGGAATCTCGCGAAGAGATCGTCATGAGCGGCACTTGGGATACCACCATCCTGATCGACAGCGTTGCCATCTCGCCAGCGGGGAACTGGGAACAGGTCGGCTGGCAGTCGGACGATGATGGCGATTACCTGGAACTGGAACAAGAGTGGACCGACGGCGTGAAGCTGCAGCGGCTCATCTTCCTGGCTCGCGAAGACAAGTTCCTGTGGGTGATGGATACCGTTCTACTCGATAGTCCGGTGGGCAAGATTCAATACCAATCGCAGCCCCCGATCGTCTCGCATGCCAAGCTTGGTACCTCCGCGGAAACGAATGAGGTCTTCGTGGAACTTCCCGGCTCGAAGGTCACGCTGCTGCCGGTGGGCATCAACGAATGGCAAAGCGATACGACCCTTGGCAAGATCGGCGTGGTCGACGACGAGCTTTCCTTGCAACAAACCAGCGGCGGCCGTGGATTAGTTGTCCCCATCTTCTTTGACTTGACGAGAAAAGGACAAGGCAAACCTCTGACCTGGCGTCAGTTGACGGTCGCGGAAAAGCTGGTCATTCAGCCACGAGACCGAGCCGTTGCTTACCGAGTTCAGACCGGCACGGGTCATTGGGCTTTTTACCGGTCGTTGACCGACAAAGCGAGCCGAACGTTCCTCGGCGTCAACTTGATTGCGGAAACGCTCGTCGCACGGTTTGACGAAAATGGCGATATCGAGAAACTCTTGGAAGTGGAAGCTTCCTAACTCTTTCCTCCGCAACCTCATGCACATGCAACTTCGCGAAAATTTGGACCGCGTTCGTGAAAAGATCGCTGAGGCGGCCAAGGCGTCTGGCCGAGTTGCCGATGATGTCTGCTTGATCGGCGTCACCAAGTATGTCGATGTCGAGACCACCAGGACCCTATACGAACTAGGCTGCCACGACCTGGGCGAGAGCCGCCCGCAGCAATTGTGGAGCAAGTCGGAAGCCATGGCGGACTTGTCACCCCGCTGGCACATGATCGGGCATCTGCAGCGGAATAAGACCAAACGGACCATTCCCCTTCTTTCCTTCCTGCACTCAGGCGACAGTCTGCGTCTTTTAGAAGCTGCCAAAGAAGACTGGCCGCATGCAGAGCCACTGCCGGCGTTGATCGAAGTGAATATTTCTGGCGATAAGGCCAAGCACGGCTTTCCGCCCGCTGAAATCGCCCCGGCCCTGCGACAAATTGCCGCGTTGAGTCACTTGAAAATTGTTGGTTTGATGGGAATGGCTTCGCTGGAGGGAGGTCGAGATCAGGCCCAAAGGGACTTCGCCGCCTTGCGTCAGTTACGCGATACGCTGCGAAATGAATGCCCCGATGAGATTTCGCTCGATGAACTCTCAATGGGCATGAGCCACGACTTCGACCTAGCGATCCTGGAAGGAGCGACGATGGTTCGTGTGGGGTCGACCCTGTTCGAGGGAATCGACGGTGGACATTAACGTCACGCCTCATCCCGAGGGTTGCCTTCTCGACTTGAAAGCTCAGCCAGGTGCCCGAAAAACCGAATTTCGGGGCATTCAAAACGGTGCCCTGAAGGTCTGTGTGACCGAAGTGGCCGAAAAAGGAAAAGCCAACAAGGCGATCCTGTCGTTCCTCCGAAAAACTTGGAGACTGAAAGGCTCGCAGTTGGAGATCATTTCCGGCCAGACGGCTTCGCACAAACGGCTGTTGATTCGTGATCTTTCTCCCCAAAAAGTATTGCAACTTTTGAAAGATTGCGGCTTAGAGGACGAATAATGGACATTCCGTCCATTTCACCTTGATGACGGAATGTCATTGAAATAGCATGTGCTTAGCATGCTAAATTTCATGAAACTCCGAGCTTAAGTAGGCGGTAAGCTTGCGAGTTGATCCCCTATCCTAGTCTTTGTCTTTTCGCGGAAATCTCATGAAGCGGCGGGTCGGAAAATTTGTCGGACTGTTCGTCGTCACTCTCTTTGCACTCGCCGTGATGTACGTCAGTGGCGGGCGGAATGATTTTGGTGCCCAGCAAAAGGAAACGGATCCCACTGCGGTTGTGGAAACGCTCGCGCCGGTCACGGTGATGCCACTGAACCGGCAGCACATCGAGATCCTTGACAGCTATGCCGGCACGATTCAGCCACTGGAAAGCTTCTCGCTAGCTTTTCAACTGGCTGGGCAGGTTGAATCGCTTGGGACAAACCAGGAAGGACGTCCGCTAGACATTGGCGATCGTGTCAACACAGGTCAAATTCTCGCAACGCTCGATACAC
This genomic interval carries:
- a CDS encoding YdjY domain-containing protein, whose product is MGTTYRNQRNVTWVLLALLISGLLPCSMLLAQEDTSADESPKPAETETEGAKSDDEKKPEKPAIRKLMPNMPVWIDTKRKMVIMDGEICLRKGSLEMFACLRRTKEHESVVAVATDAYVVHAGLLAIGAEQGRPVQFDPEYQPPSGQRIDVLVQWKDTDGKLQTRKAQDWVRDARTKKVMTYDWVFPGSYFWKDVSIEAVMKAKEEGVDPDTLPGKMVYAAEGGELICVSNFKSSMMDLPVPSTDVNNDLWFEAFTENIPAEGTKVRLFLIPRKDKDKKKTDEATNARDEKEGSPAELTDPMLELPDFSPGAEN
- a CDS encoding YggS family pyridoxal phosphate-dependent enzyme; this encodes MQLRENLDRVREKIAEAAKASGRVADDVCLIGVTKYVDVETTRTLYELGCHDLGESRPQQLWSKSEAMADLSPRWHMIGHLQRNKTKRTIPLLSFLHSGDSLRLLEAAKEDWPHAEPLPALIEVNISGDKAKHGFPPAEIAPALRQIAALSHLKIVGLMGMASLEGGRDQAQRDFAALRQLRDTLRNECPDEISLDELSMGMSHDFDLAILEGATMVRVGSTLFEGIDGGH
- a CDS encoding DUF167 domain-containing protein, which translates into the protein MDINVTPHPEGCLLDLKAQPGARKTEFRGIQNGALKVCVTEVAEKGKANKAILSFLRKTWRLKGSQLEIISGQTASHKRLLIRDLSPQKVLQLLKDCGLEDE